gtggactgacgtggctagttaacatcttacctgtgtataaaatgattatcagcctcatttgcacacacaatcgcactctccttcaaaaccctaattctacaAATTGGGCAAATTCAGTCGATTGTGTGTGCAAATGAGGCTGATAATCATTTTACACACAGGTAAGATGTTAACCAGCCACGTCAGTCCACACAtgttaagccacatcagcaatattttaacctagttagtgtttttttaacgtgggagtattttacaaacaaaagtgaatagttcggattattattgacgattaaatgagttgggattattattggccaataacctgagttgggattatttatttctaATTTGCCTTATAAATAACAATTTCAAATTCATTTTCACCAAACATCATTCTCATCCATTTTTACTACATTTCACTCTCtttttttcaaatcttttcaaaaaGATGGAAGGCTCAAACAAAGGTGAAGGCAAGAAAAAAATGGAAGGGTCCGGTTCGAAGTCGAGGGCTCAAGATAAACGTGGTTCGGGTGGTTTTAGTGTCCCGTTTCATCCCCACCTTGGGTTTGCGAATCAAACCCAACCTCCATTTTATTTTAACCAACCCATGCATCAACCTTTAGGTTATGATACCCAACCCATCCAAAATTGGATGCAACACGGTCCGACGATGACTCGACCCGGTTATTATGATTACTCCCTAGAAGCCCAaaatgcttttgacccgtttgcttttCAAACCCCAAGCTCACTATCACCGAGACCTTTTCAAACCCCAAGGTTACAATCACCGAGAGACATATAAGATGACTccggaaagaaaaggaaaagcgAAACGGGAAACTTGGACGCCTAgacaagaagaggcgttggcaaaGGCTTTTGTTCATTGCACTTTGAATAAAAAGAAATGCAATCAACAAAAGGCGGATGGGTTTTGGAAGAAAGTTCTAAACCACTACAATCAAACGGTCGGAGGAAGTAACCGAACCCACCACCAAGTTCGATCAAAATGGATGACGATGCAAACAAAATTGAACACATTCAACGGTCTATATCATCAAGCGGTAATTTATTTTTTATACGGTTTATTTTTTAACGAAATATTTGGATTAAGTTGTTgataatttattattttaggaTCGTTTACGTCCTAGCGGGAATGACGATGCTTATGTAATGAAGCAAGCGCTAAAGGATTACAAAAGCAAAGAAAAAATTGATTTTGCTCATATTGCGGCTTGGGAGATTGTTAGAACAAATCAAAAGTGGTCGCCGGTACCTTTGTTGGGTGAAGAAAGCTTCGGCTCGAGTCAAAAAAGAAAGTCTTCGGATTCGGGAAATTATAGAGCGGATACACCGAATGTCGAAGTCTCGAGCGGATTCGGTATTCCCGACATAAACAAGGATCCCTCGCCAAGACGACAAACGAGAAAGGAGAAAAAGGACAAAGGGCCGTCTTCAAGAAACAAAGATCCAAGAGATATAACACACAAATTCGAAGAGTACAAGGCCATGAAAAAAGAGATAATGGAAATTAAACGTATACGAGAAGAAAAATACTTGACCTTGGCAAATGAGCAACGAGAGGCGTTGCGACAAACAATGTACGACAAGGACTTGGAGACGTTTAATCGGTCTACCGACAATGTTCACCCTGCAATGTTGGAAATCACACTCGCTAGAAAACGTGAGATCGCAAAAAAAATATGGATGGCCTtgtgatttttagtttttttttaaacttagattttatttaaaatgtaatgctttatttttatttataaaagtttgtgttataaatatatttattattaatgtggttatcaacaccaAAAATAGATTAGCTTTCTCTCCAAGTTTTGTACACCTATATATACCACTATTGTATCTCATTGTAAATATATCTATCAATAAAATATCAGTCTTTTCTCCCTACATCTCTCTCTTATTGTTTGATATTAGGCTAGTAGGTTgttgtttcacaacacgttatcagcacgaaagtgctctcatcaaaaaccctaatccccttccttttttttttttgatatctCAACGCAAGAGGTTGCATAAAACTGCTAGAACATCAACCACCGGAAACAACAAAGCAACATATGTCCCAGTTTTAAATTTATTTCCGCCGGAACCGTCTTCGTAGATTGAggtaaaaaaaaacctaaccctcttCTTTCAATAATATGCACACTACGTATCCAATATGGATTTGTGAATGTATTTTGGTTTCCTGTTATGAAGATTATCTATATTAGAAACTAAGTAAAGAAAAAACTAAAAGTTTTATAGCAATATTTTGATTTTGTATTTAAAAAACGATTAGTTTTCAAAAACAAGATTAGTTTACTTTACTGAGTTAATCAATCGTTGATTATTGACTAGACAATATTTCTAGAATTCGGTTACACTAGGATGTAAATTGATATGCTTAATCAAATCTTTATTTTATTACCATtcttaaatagattttttttaattaggaAATTTTATATCAACGTATAGTAGAATCCATTGAGTTACTTATCGTAACCAATAAAACCACTTAAATGAAAAGTATTTGTGTTAGTTTATATCTTTGTTTCTTTATTTCATTGAATAACCTTTGTATGCTTTGATTTTAAATCTCATGCATTTGATCGTATATATTCAATTTGAATTATACTTCCTgatttaaaatttatatttttaatgtattgaTTTTTCTATACAAAACTATCTAAACCTTTATGTTTGTAATAAAAGAGAAAGGTTGTTTATTAGAGCatcagaaagaaaaaaaaatatttgttggTTTCTAGTTCCTGTTCTTTATCAAGAGAATGGATGATTTATTTCTCTGTGCTCTTAGATTTATAGgatatattttaaataattatgTTTTTAGTTTACACAATATGAAATCAAATTATTATAACTTTATAACCGATGGTGGTATAAACGATACTAATTATACTGAGTGGTCAAATGTTTTATTGTGTATATGTTTATGTGCTACCACAATAAGGGTATGTATTTATAAATTCGTGTTAGCTACATGTCTAGTTTTATATATATACGTTGTGTACATATATATGGTTGCTTATTGAAGTTGATTAAATAGCTTTTTACACTTATTTGATCATATGTTAATAATATTTGCTCATGTTTCAAAAATGAGTGATAAATATATTATGTAAGATGGATATGTAATTGGTCATGTCGTGATATGTTTATACATGCACTATATATCTTTCTTATAATTGATAAAACGAATATCTTATTTCACATAGTTTTTATTATAACTTACTTTACATAGCGACATGTTATAATGTTATATATTGTATAGTTTGGCTTTACCTTGCATTCTATATTCTATCATTAATACATGTGAATAATATCGAGAGAACAACTATTACCAAAGTTATgatctattattattattatcatgaAAGAGTACAAATATTTTTAGATAAGACACTCAAAGTGTCATACTCACGCATCTCATTACTAAGTTATAAAATGTTGTAAGATGTTAGAACAGTAATATTATATAACTCGGACATATAATTACTTCTCAATTGTTGTTATGTGAGGAGAAGTTTATTCATAAGGGAAGATGGataaaacaaactttttttttGTCAAACCTCAAATATGTTCCCAAAGTCGCATCATTAAAAGGATGGATATGAAGGGTTTGAAGTGACTATATATTCGTATGTTCGAGAAAATAATGGAAAACCATGAAACTTGTGTGGTTTTATTTTGATCCATGAGGTGAATATATATTTGATCATTGTGATCATGGACATAGTTAAGAAAATTCTAGTGATGAGATCGACCATGAGAATTGTAATAATAGCCGTGGTAATAATGAGAAAGGCCACTAGAAGTGGCAAATAAAGGGAGTAACCATATCAGAATAACTCATTGAAAGTTTGAGATGATAATACGATGTTCTCTCATATTATATATGTTTATTACACAAACAATGTGCACATAAAACAAAGTGCAACTAATAGATTATAAAcataaaccagaagtttatgTATCATGATTATTGTCttagttggcatgaccggttagaccacaccgagttaatgatgatgtgaaacataatgaagagCTAAAAGATTCTTCAAGCTAATAATTAGCATGTAATGTTTGTTCTTAAGGGAAATTTTATATTTTGCCAAATAAAGGAGGGTATGTatccctaaatattctggaaaTGATTAAAGGATACACATATCCCAAcgtgataccatttagtgtttttaaatcgatgcatcgtctaaatggttatcaaatccacaacctgaagtttgtgtgattgtggcttagctaatgtgatagcaaacatattaatccagattagtATTTTTATTTGGTAATAGTGAATTAATTCCCAAGTGATAAATGATTATTGAAACAAGTGTTGAATTTTCTATATATTTATACACGAACTGCTTTTGTTGAAGACGGTAAACAAACGTCTACGATTGATTGCAAAGCCAATAATCATGAGAGCAAAATTTAAATTTGAGTTCATGTGATTATACATATGCGATAACATTAATTCACATCAAACCAACATGTTGTAATAGTTTCTCCCCATTGTAGTTGGTTTTGTGTCAGGAGCCAAAGATATCCTTTTTAAGATTTTAATTGTGCGGTATATGTTGAAATTGATCCACCACTATGCACAAAGATAGAACCTTAAAAGGTGGTTGGGAATAAATGATAACGAATAGATCTTTTCATGAGATATTTATTTATGACTTAATTAATTGATATCCACCTCAGTGGATTAATATTCCCAACATCAGGGGGAGATAAAAAGCAGTTGGAACAG
The Helianthus annuus cultivar XRQ/B chromosome 6, HanXRQr2.0-SUNRISE, whole genome shotgun sequence genome window above contains:
- the LOC118479625 gene encoding uncharacterized protein LOC118479625, with the translated sequence MTPERKGKAKRETWTPRQEEALAKAFVHCTLNKKKCNQQKADGFWKKVLNHYNQTVGGSNRTHHQVRSKWMTMQTKLNTFNGLYHQADRLRPSGNDDAYVMKQALKDYKSKEKIDFAHIAAWEIVRTNQKWSPVPLLGEESFGSSQKRKSSDSGNYRADTPNVEVSSGFGIPDINKDPSPRRQTRKEKKDKGPSSRNKDPRDITHKFEEYKAMKKEIMEIKRIREEKYLTLANEQREALRQTMYDKDLETFNRSTDNVHPAMLEITLARKREIAKKIWMAL